From Leifsonia sp. fls2-241-R2A-40a, one genomic window encodes:
- a CDS encoding alpha/beta hydrolase, with protein MKLYTRQWGEGDRYAVLVHGVMSDSRTWRRVGPVLAERGYHVIAVDLRGHGHSPRTEEYSADLMAQDIVDTVPVRPELVVGHSLGGLTVSLAIERLDPQRVIYVDPAFSCPAANWFQRMLAPAFLRTLARQSAAAIAKRNPRWDPADVAIEVETFRVFDRAVLPVVVTPSAMRAPEVMSVPSMVMLADNSQLVKPELAERLREDGYEVRIVPGSGHVINRDDHDGFMRALEGWI; from the coding sequence ATGAAGTTGTACACGCGTCAGTGGGGCGAAGGCGACCGCTACGCAGTCCTGGTCCACGGGGTCATGTCGGATTCGCGCACCTGGCGACGGGTCGGACCCGTCCTCGCCGAGCGCGGCTACCACGTCATCGCTGTCGACCTGCGGGGCCACGGGCACAGCCCGCGCACCGAGGAGTACTCGGCCGATCTGATGGCGCAGGACATCGTCGACACCGTGCCTGTCCGTCCCGAGCTGGTGGTCGGGCACTCCCTGGGCGGCCTCACGGTGAGCCTGGCGATCGAGCGGCTCGACCCGCAGCGCGTCATCTACGTCGACCCCGCCTTCTCGTGCCCGGCGGCGAACTGGTTCCAGCGGATGCTGGCGCCGGCCTTCCTGCGGACGCTCGCGCGTCAGTCGGCGGCGGCCATCGCCAAGCGCAACCCGCGCTGGGATCCGGCCGACGTCGCGATCGAGGTCGAGACGTTCCGGGTGTTCGACCGTGCGGTGCTGCCGGTGGTGGTCACTCCGTCCGCGATGCGCGCGCCGGAGGTGATGTCGGTGCCGTCGATGGTGATGCTGGCCGACAATTCGCAGCTGGTGAAGCCGGAGCTGGCCGAGCGGCTGCGCGAGGACGGCTACGAGGTCCGGATCGTCCCCGGATCCGGTCACGTCATCAACCGCGACGATCACGACGGATTCATGCGGGCGCTCGAGGGCTGGATCTGA